Proteins encoded together in one Campylobacter anatolicus window:
- a CDS encoding nitrous oxide reductase accessory protein NosL — protein MLKILFASTILIISLNAQMFQSVEPSQATLIQSGKGREYCPNCGMNLVKFYKTNHALNGKQYSSLHCLFEATNGQIPTGAMVVDTKNLNFIDTAKAFYVVGSKIKGTMTQNSKYAFSTEADAKEFQAENGGEIMDFKAAYKVAGADFNKDNEMIKAKREGGVYKKGREFYEQNCPRVSKRGFENIAELKAKLKSVCKNSDDAALQAAALYIWDNPKLTTKQAERIKIPDDAKCPVCGMLVAKNPNWATMIQDKDKSFYFDGVKDLMKYYFQNDKKFDKIFVSDYYKLHKIEAKKAFYVIGSNVFGPMGDELVPFEKESDAREFAKDHLGKAVLKFDEIDEKVIREL, from the coding sequence ATGCTAAAAATTTTATTTGCAAGTACAATTTTAATAATAAGTTTAAACGCACAGATGTTCCAAAGCGTAGAACCTAGTCAAGCTACACTAATACAAAGTGGCAAAGGACGTGAATACTGCCCAAATTGCGGTATGAATTTAGTTAAATTTTATAAGACAAATCACGCACTCAATGGCAAACAATACTCATCTCTTCACTGTCTTTTTGAAGCGACAAATGGGCAAATCCCAACTGGTGCAATGGTAGTTGATACTAAAAATTTAAATTTTATAGATACAGCAAAAGCCTTTTATGTAGTCGGTAGCAAGATCAAAGGAACAATGACACAAAATAGCAAATATGCCTTCTCTACTGAAGCTGATGCTAAGGAATTTCAAGCAGAAAATGGCGGTGAAATAATGGACTTTAAAGCTGCTTACAAAGTTGCCGGTGCTGATTTTAACAAAGACAATGAGATGATAAAGGCTAAGCGTGAGGGTGGTGTATATAAAAAAGGTAGAGAGTTTTATGAGCAAAACTGCCCAAGAGTTAGCAAACGTGGCTTTGAAAATATCGCTGAACTTAAAGCAAAGTTAAAAAGTGTATGTAAAAATAGCGATGATGCAGCACTTCAAGCAGCTGCACTTTACATCTGGGATAACCCAAAACTAACAACAAAGCAGGCTGAACGCATAAAGATTCCTGATGATGCAAAATGTCCAGTATGTGGTATGCTAGTAGCTAAAAATCCAAATTGGGCGACAATGATACAAGATAAGGACAAGAGCTTTTACTTTGATGGTGTTAAAGACTTGATGAAGTATTATTTTCAAAACGATAAGAAATTTGATAAAATTTTTGTTAGCGATTATTATAAACTTCACAAAATAGAAGCAAAAAAAGCATTTTACGTTATCGGCTCAAACGTCTTTGGTCCTATGGGTGATGAACTAGTGCCATTTGAAAAGGAGAGCGATGCGAGAGAATTTGCAAAAGACCATCTCGGTAAAGCAGTACTTAAATTTGATGAGATAGACGAGAAGGTAATAAGAGAATTATGA
- a CDS encoding YbaB/EbfC family nucleoid-associated protein — protein MFEGLDFSKMGEVFAKAKEQAQQFEEESFRKEFSAKSGGGLVSVRANGKGEVLDITIDDSLLDDKESLQILLISAVNDTLKMVEDDKKAMATKMLGGFGGLNL, from the coding sequence ATGTTTGAGGGACTTGATTTTTCTAAAATGGGCGAGGTGTTTGCTAAGGCAAAAGAACAGGCACAGCAGTTTGAGGAGGAGAGCTTTCGTAAAGAATTTAGTGCTAAAAGCGGTGGCGGACTAGTCAGCGTGAGAGCTAACGGCAAGGGCGAAGTACTTGATATTACGATAGATGATAGTTTGCTTGATGATAAAGAGAGTTTACAAATTTTACTCATCAGTGCCGTAAATGACACTTTAAAGATGGTAGAAGATGACAAAAAAGCGATGGCGACTAAGATGCTAGGTGGCTTTGGTGGACTGAACTTATGA
- a CDS encoding DUF7488 domain-containing protein: protein MSKFIKFIVVLATFATTVLADPRPTQDDFNACYEKNKNSIISVNRHFGVAITKDLIAVPKSGSEPINNYVKFDPYLQLYLVRSNESLQVPMMADETDDERIKKSTWIGILSDNNNTKMGHIKQLGVNLGDFDTLSFEHNATGMINTPCCKMIGIAIGGDKFIPNRYLKHFAAYDDVYYGDIGANFYEKDSKFYVGMVDPLGRGKMLMVGDELISINGKKPKSLREINETILFAPKGAKLDVIVQRELAQLLFQILVSGDLKFSQSLEAISPNSSNIKNLNAMPDTITSEFDDRILIDYGINVNKNLVVTKVAEHSNAQKFGIKIGDKILQIDKQLVKNRSELAENIGDKQSFLLLFSRGGFQFFARAPK, encoded by the coding sequence ATGAGTAAATTTATCAAATTTATCGTCGTTTTAGCTACTTTTGCGACTACAGTTTTGGCAGATCCACGTCCTACGCAAGATGACTTTAATGCTTGTTATGAGAAAAATAAAAACTCTATTATTTCTGTCAATCGTCATTTTGGCGTTGCTATCACAAAAGACCTCATTGCCGTGCCAAAGAGTGGCTCTGAACCGATAAATAACTATGTGAAATTTGACCCATATTTGCAGCTTTATCTTGTACGTTCAAATGAGAGCTTGCAAGTACCAATGATGGCCGACGAGACCGATGATGAGCGGATCAAAAAAAGTACTTGGATCGGTATACTAAGTGATAATAACAATACAAAAATGGGACATATCAAGCAGCTTGGGGTAAATTTAGGTGACTTTGACACACTTAGTTTTGAGCATAATGCAACCGGTATGATAAATACACCGTGTTGCAAGATGATAGGTATCGCAATAGGTGGAGATAAATTTATACCAAATCGTTATTTAAAGCATTTTGCGGCATATGATGATGTGTATTACGGCGATATTGGGGCAAATTTTTATGAAAAAGATAGTAAATTTTATGTTGGTATGGTTGATCCACTTGGGCGGGGTAAGATGCTGATGGTGGGCGATGAGCTTATTAGCATAAATGGCAAAAAGCCAAAGAGTTTAAGAGAAATAAATGAGACAATTTTATTTGCTCCAAAGGGTGCAAAGTTAGATGTAATCGTACAACGTGAACTAGCTCAGTTACTTTTTCAGATACTGGTTTCAGGTGATCTTAAATTTAGCCAAAGTTTAGAAGCTATCTCGCCAAATAGTAGCAATATAAAAAATTTAAACGCTATGCCAGACACCATTACAAGCGAGTTTGACGATAGAATTTTGATAGATTATGGCATAAATGTGAATAAAAATTTAGTCGTTACAAAAGTTGCTGAGCATTCAAATGCACAAAAATTTGGTATAAAAATAGGCGATAAGATACTCCAAATAGACAAACAACTAGTAAAAAATCGATCCGAGTTAGCCGAGAATATCGGAGATAAGCAGAGTTTTTTATTGTTATTTAGCAGAGGCGGGTTTCAGTTTTTTGCACGAGCACCAAAATGA
- a CDS encoding disulfide bond formation protein B — translation MNDIKKAKLFYSLMALAGFLIILLPVGIANFFFGYVLKDSPCTLCWGQREAMIFIGVVALFIVRYGMKAKYIAMLLIMTGVGLWQSLAHFGNHAHRDLDQGFGLAVFGIHTYFWAEVVFWAVIILLGVIFFFAPKFSAFDEENNGKKVREFNKPTFWAFCIVAFIIASNVFQAFVSTGIPPYSGQGDPVRFTLNPKYIIWSASGNSELYKNISFLGKRDVKAPDYAFAPASQKLGIKFDNDANNAPLNIDQSINITAKKELEFNKPLNSLSLINGEFVASSKWEVFFMDENFSVKSDFEIDPYFSATIDPIVGVIPFMQDKFILMGSNKTLLRFGKNSNADEALQYADFVRGADKFEGQGKHLGRARIDTVRAKFHHIASVASDERYIYTATVPNNKDQEKFIISKILVADRTLSGEFTPKANLKDGKTLRDLYITSMIFKDGLLYALSKNHNVIVAIDTKSEEIVKTISFPSDIKNARSLYFNNDKTYILSYQDGKNIVFELE, via the coding sequence ATGAACGATATAAAAAAGGCAAAACTATTTTATAGCCTAATGGCTCTTGCTGGATTTTTGATAATCCTTCTTCCTGTTGGCATCGCAAATTTTTTCTTTGGCTACGTGCTAAAAGATAGCCCTTGCACACTTTGCTGGGGACAAAGAGAAGCTATGATATTTATTGGTGTTGTGGCACTTTTTATCGTAAGGTACGGAATGAAAGCAAAATATATCGCTATGCTTTTAATAATGACTGGCGTTGGCTTGTGGCAATCGTTGGCACACTTTGGTAACCATGCTCATCGTGATTTAGATCAGGGGTTTGGCCTTGCTGTATTTGGCATACATACTTATTTTTGGGCAGAAGTTGTATTTTGGGCGGTTATTATACTACTTGGTGTTATATTTTTCTTTGCACCTAAATTTAGTGCATTTGACGAAGAGAATAATGGTAAAAAGGTAAGGGAATTTAATAAACCAACATTTTGGGCATTTTGCATAGTTGCATTTATCATTGCTTCAAATGTATTTCAAGCGTTTGTCAGTACAGGTATCCCTCCTTACTCAGGACAAGGCGATCCAGTGCGTTTTACACTTAATCCAAAATATATCATTTGGAGTGCAAGTGGAAATAGCGAATTATATAAAAACATCTCATTTTTAGGCAAAAGAGATGTCAAGGCACCAGATTACGCATTTGCACCAGCTAGTCAAAAGCTAGGTATTAAATTTGATAATGACGCAAACAATGCTCCACTAAATATAGATCAAAGTATAAACATAACAGCAAAAAAAGAGCTAGAATTTAATAAGCCTTTAAACTCTTTAAGCCTAATAAACGGCGAATTTGTAGCTAGTTCAAAGTGGGAAGTGTTTTTTATGGATGAAAATTTTAGTGTAAAATCAGACTTTGAAATAGACCCATATTTCTCAGCAACTATCGATCCTATAGTAGGCGTGATACCATTTATGCAAGATAAATTTATCCTTATGGGCTCAAATAAAACGCTACTTAGATTTGGTAAAAATAGCAATGCAGACGAAGCATTACAATACGCTGACTTTGTGCGTGGTGCTGATAAATTTGAAGGTCAGGGCAAACATCTTGGGCGTGCTAGGATAGATACAGTCAGGGCAAAATTTCACCATATCGCAAGTGTAGCAAGTGATGAAAGATATATCTATACAGCAACCGTTCCAAATAACAAAGATCAGGAAAAATTTATCATATCTAAAATTTTAGTTGCAGATCGCACATTATCTGGCGAATTTACACCAAAGGCGAATTTAAAAGATGGCAAAACACTTAGGGATTTATATATAACATCAATGATCTTTAAAGATGGGCTTTTATACGCACTTAGCAAAAACCACAATGTCATTGTTGCAATCGATACAAAGAGTGAAGAGATCGTAAAAACCATCTCATTTCCAAGTGATATAAAAAATGCTAGAAGTCTATACTTTAATAACGATAAAACCTATATATTGTCTTATCAAGATGGCAAGAACATTGTTTTTGAACTAGAGTAG
- a CDS encoding ABC transporter permease gives MLSKVFIDYAVLLLRKDRADHTFSFLIFCFIVFILSSVLFISSSIQQDIIKSVKSHPDIVVEALRAGKRDTMHDGYIYDAKQISGVSDVVGVVDGYYYFAQKRTWFHIIGDNSLNEDEMIIGEGVKRAMKELYYEDVFNFLTEENLIPIKINKTSPHSTNIISNNVIYMHEDNAREVLSLDDNEYTKMYVSVPNSNEISEVALKFMNLYPNTFAKTAEDRIAEVKHIYYYKGGIFMVLYIVAMISFFILLKNQISLAYGQKKKEIAILRSIGYSIKDIIALKFIQNFIVAVSAFLLGCALAYIYVFVLHAPLLREIFLGGEIDNSITFTPIFDFDTLFLLFLFSVVPFLAFVIIPSWRVAISDMSEAVK, from the coding sequence ATGCTAAGTAAAGTTTTTATTGATTATGCAGTACTTTTACTGCGTAAAGATAGAGCCGACCATACCTTTAGTTTTTTGATATTTTGCTTTATCGTTTTTATCTTAAGCTCTGTGCTTTTCATATCAAGTTCAATCCAGCAAGACATCATAAAAAGTGTGAAATCACATCCTGATATCGTGGTAGAGGCTCTACGTGCTGGTAAGCGAGATACCATGCACGATGGCTATATCTATGATGCCAAACAGATAAGTGGCGTTAGTGATGTGGTTGGCGTGGTTGATGGGTATTATTACTTTGCACAAAAACGCACATGGTTTCACATCATAGGTGACAACTCACTTAATGAAGATGAGATGATTATCGGTGAAGGCGTAAAAAGAGCGATGAAAGAGCTATACTACGAAGATGTTTTTAATTTCTTGACAGAAGAGAATTTAATACCTATAAAAATAAATAAAACCAGCCCACACTCTACAAATATCATCTCAAATAACGTTATATATATGCACGAAGATAACGCAAGAGAGGTCTTAAGCCTTGATGACAATGAATACACAAAGATGTATGTCAGCGTTCCAAACTCAAATGAGATAAGTGAAGTCGCACTTAAATTTATGAACCTATATCCAAACACTTTTGCCAAAACCGCAGAAGATAGGATAGCTGAGGTAAAACATATCTATTATTACAAAGGCGGCATTTTTATGGTGCTTTATATCGTAGCGATGATCTCATTTTTCATACTGCTTAAAAATCAAATTTCATTAGCATATGGACAGAAGAAAAAGGAGATAGCAATCCTACGAAGCATAGGATATAGCATAAAAGATATCATAGCTTTAAAATTTATACAAAATTTTATAGTCGCCGTAAGTGCCTTTTTGCTTGGATGTGCATTAGCGTATATTTACGTCTTTGTGTTACACGCACCACTTTTACGTGAGATATTTTTAGGCGGTGAGATTGATAACTCTATCACTTTTACGCCGATATTTGACTTTGATACGCTATTTTTACTATTTTTATTTAGCGTAGTGCCATTTCTTGCATTTGTCATCATACCTTCATGGCGTGTAGCTATAAGTGATATGAGCGAGGCGGTAAAATGA
- a CDS encoding ABC transporter ATP-binding protein: MIEIKNLFKIYNEAKPNEFKALKDINLSINDGEIVIIKGVSGSGKSTLLSLIAGFSMPSSGEILINSQNISKLPDIMGSNIRHTQIGFIFQSFNLLDGLNVEQNVQAPLSLTKLKKDELKSMTEEAMNIANIAHKKWQNISSLSGGEKQRCAIARALVMQPNIILADEPTANLDKENSLIFIDMIKKFKELNKTLIIATHDLLFDELSFVDRIIHMQNGEIL; encoded by the coding sequence ATGATAGAGATAAAAAATCTTTTTAAAATTTACAACGAAGCAAAACCGAATGAATTTAAGGCATTAAAAGATATAAATTTAAGCATAAATGACGGTGAGATCGTGATAATAAAAGGCGTTAGCGGCAGTGGTAAAAGCACTCTACTCTCACTAATCGCAGGATTTAGTATGCCAAGCAGTGGCGAGATCTTAATAAATTCGCAAAATATCTCAAAGCTACCTGACATAATGGGCTCAAACATCCGCCATACACAAATAGGCTTTATATTTCAGTCATTTAACCTACTTGATGGACTAAACGTAGAGCAAAACGTTCAAGCACCACTAAGTCTGACAAAGCTTAAAAAAGATGAGCTTAAAAGCATGACAGAAGAGGCGATGAATATCGCAAACATAGCTCATAAAAAATGGCAGAATATCTCAAGTCTAAGCGGTGGCGAGAAGCAAAGATGTGCGATAGCAAGGGCTTTAGTAATGCAACCAAACATTATCTTAGCAGATGAACCAACTGCGAATTTAGACAAAGAAAACTCACTTATATTTATAGATATGATTAAAAAATTTAAAGAGCTTAATAAAACGCTCATCATAGCTACTCACGACTTGCTATTTGATGAGCTTAGCTTTGTAGATCGCATAATACATATGCAAAATGGCGAAATTTTATGA
- a CDS encoding polyprenyl synthetase family protein, whose amino-acid sequence MRENLLTDFIKFREANLPKAPSFHPYFEEALGYTLSSGGKHFRAMLLLGVVNALRPELTTDAFDIALGFEMMHSYSLIHDDLPAMDDSNLRRGVPSLHIKYDEVTAILVGDALNTHAFYQLSRANLDAHIRLKCIEILSQNAGASGMVLGQAIDCFFENNPKNAKIKQALGLNNKRLNLDELTFLHMHKTAKLIAASLQAGAVIASMSESKCEKIYNIGLELGLAFQIQDDIIDATATSQEAGKPTLNDSEKNSFTNLLGVAEAVRCKNEMIKNIIKELSEFEPSIKTMIINLIDKHLK is encoded by the coding sequence ATGAGAGAGAACTTATTAACTGATTTTATTAAATTTAGAGAAGCAAATCTCCCTAAAGCACCAAGCTTTCATCCATATTTTGAGGAGGCTTTGGGCTATACGCTAAGCTCAGGTGGCAAACACTTTCGTGCGATGTTGTTGCTTGGCGTGGTGAATGCCCTACGTCCAGAGCTTACTACAGATGCCTTTGACATCGCACTTGGCTTTGAGATGATGCATAGCTATTCACTTATTCACGATGATCTACCTGCGATGGACGACTCAAATTTAAGGCGTGGAGTACCGAGTCTTCATATAAAATATGATGAAGTTACTGCTATACTCGTTGGAGACGCACTAAATACACATGCATTTTATCAGCTAAGTCGTGCAAATTTAGACGCACATATTAGACTAAAATGTATTGAAATTTTAAGTCAAAATGCTGGTGCGAGTGGTATGGTGCTTGGTCAGGCTATAGATTGTTTCTTTGAAAATAACCCTAAAAATGCCAAAATCAAACAAGCTCTTGGACTAAATAATAAAAGGCTAAACCTTGATGAGCTTACATTTTTGCATATGCATAAAACCGCCAAGCTCATAGCCGCTAGTTTACAAGCAGGTGCGGTTATTGCTAGTATGAGCGAGAGCAAGTGCGAGAAAATTTATAATATAGGACTTGAGCTAGGTTTGGCGTTTCAAATACAAGACGACATCATAGATGCTACTGCAACGAGCCAAGAAGCCGGTAAGCCTACTTTAAACGATAGCGAGAAAAACTCATTTACAAATTTACTAGGCGTTGCTGAAGCAGTGCGGTGTAAGAATGAGATGATAAAGAACATCATAAAAGAGCTTAGCGAATTTGAGCCAAGCATAAAAACGATGATAATAAATTTAATAGACAAACACTTAAAGTAA
- the panD gene encoding aspartate 1-decarboxylase produces the protein MKIEMLFSKIHRAKVTDANLNYVGSISIDEELIKAANLVVNQKVEILDINNGERFSTYIIKGKKGEICLNGAAARKVCVGDIVIIVAYASMSVKKAKKFSPTIVHVNEENEIVK, from the coding sequence ATGAAAATAGAAATGCTTTTTAGCAAGATCCACCGTGCAAAGGTAACAGATGCAAATTTAAACTACGTCGGTTCTATCAGCATAGATGAAGAGTTAATAAAGGCAGCAAATTTAGTAGTAAATCAAAAGGTTGAGATACTAGATATAAATAACGGCGAACGTTTCTCAACTTACATTATAAAAGGCAAAAAAGGCGAGATCTGCTTAAACGGAGCAGCAGCTCGCAAAGTTTGCGTGGGCGATATTGTCATCATCGTAGCTTACGCTTCAATGAGTGTAAAAAAAGCTAAAAAATTCTCTCCAACTATCGTTCATGTAAATGAAGAAAATGAAATAGTAAAGTAA
- a CDS encoding dihydroneopterin aldolase, with amino-acid sequence MEFLQLLLVLIAIIVIIAKPEKERLAFTLVVVAWIFMICLYIGHKSTNLLTNMNL; translated from the coding sequence ATGGAGTTTTTACAACTTTTATTAGTTTTGATAGCAATTATTGTTATCATAGCAAAACCAGAGAAAGAGCGATTGGCATTCACTCTCGTAGTTGTGGCTTGGATATTTATGATATGCTTATATATCGGTCATAAATCAACAAATTTACTAACAAATATGAATTTATAA
- a CDS encoding tetratricopeptide repeat protein, whose translation MKKLILALAIAVIANAGFIKDGIDAQQSGDHNKLVEIYEQACNKDKKASGCYNLAVVYDEGTGGVAKDYDKAREYYKKACEANFASGCNNLAHMYESGRGIDQNFTMASIIYEKACKDNEGCTSLGLLYANGAGVAKDAKKANELYKKACEYGDMWGCNNLGYAYMQGSGTEKDFEKAKQYIELACNGGVGIGCNNLAFLYANGKGVKLDMPKAKEYFERACNMGYNRGCNELGILYADGKGIEADAKKAREYFKKSCDDGLVEACDNMKLLDKITK comes from the coding sequence GTGAAAAAGTTAATACTAGCGTTGGCTATTGCAGTTATTGCAAATGCCGGATTTATAAAAGATGGTATAGACGCACAACAAAGCGGAGACCATAATAAATTAGTTGAAATTTACGAACAAGCGTGCAATAAAGATAAGAAAGCATCAGGATGCTATAACCTAGCCGTGGTTTATGACGAAGGCACTGGTGGCGTGGCGAAGGATTACGATAAAGCAAGAGAGTATTACAAAAAAGCATGTGAAGCAAACTTTGCATCAGGTTGTAATAACCTAGCTCATATGTATGAAAGCGGACGCGGTATAGATCAAAATTTTACAATGGCAAGTATAATTTATGAAAAAGCTTGCAAGGACAACGAAGGTTGTACATCTTTAGGGCTTTTATATGCAAATGGTGCAGGTGTAGCAAAAGACGCAAAAAAGGCAAACGAACTTTACAAAAAAGCATGTGAATATGGCGATATGTGGGGGTGCAATAACCTAGGATATGCCTATATGCAAGGTAGTGGTACAGAAAAAGACTTTGAAAAAGCAAAACAATACATAGAGTTAGCTTGTAACGGTGGCGTTGGCATAGGATGCAATAACTTAGCATTTTTATATGCAAACGGCAAAGGCGTAAAGCTTGATATGCCAAAAGCAAAAGAGTATTTTGAGAGAGCTTGCAACATGGGCTATAATAGAGGATGTAATGAGCTTGGCATACTCTATGCTGATGGCAAGGGCATTGAAGCTGACGCAAAAAAGGCGAGAGAGTATTTTAAGAAAAGTTGCGATGATGGCTTAGTTGAAGCGTGTGATAATATGAAACTACTTGACAAGATAACAAAATAG
- the tkt gene encoding transketolase: protein MLKKQADTIRFLCADMVQAANSGHPGAPMGLADIMVVLSKHLKHNPKDPTWLNRDRLVFSGGHASSLVYSFLYLSGYDLSLDELKRFRQLGSKTPGHPEIHTAGVEVATGPLGQGIANSVGFAMAAKSAANLLNTPENELINHKIYCLCGDGDLQEGISYEACALAGRLGLDNLVLIYDSNHITIEGDTAIAWSEDVKLRFEAQGWEVARINGHDYDEIEFAISEAANKEAPYLIIANTSIAKGAGELEGSHHSHGAPLGEEIIRVAKAAAGFDPELKFHIDDDVLLRFRVAVELGDLAQAEWNKQLLNLDSDKKQLLDELLNPDFSKISYPDFSDKKCATRDSNGAILNAIATALPGFIGGSADLAPSNKTELKGRGDFPYGANVHFGIREHSMAAINNAYARYGLFLPFSATFFIFSDYLKPSARLAALMGLKHYFILTHDSIGVGEDGPTHQPIEQLSQFRAMPNFYTFRPADGNENVACWQVALSLNAPSAFVLSRQGLAPLSGGVVGSVKNGAYLLKRSENAKITLIASGSEVELALKTATILATDSIGVNVVSAPCFDLLCEQDSEYLEQILDKNTKIIAVEAASALEWYKFADYVYGMSSFGASGKADDLFKHFGFEPNALATYAKSVL, encoded by the coding sequence ATGCTAAAAAAACAGGCAGATACGATAAGATTTTTATGTGCTGATATGGTTCAAGCCGCAAACAGTGGGCACCCGGGAGCTCCAATGGGACTGGCTGATATAATGGTTGTTTTATCAAAACACCTAAAACACAATCCAAAAGATCCAACGTGGCTAAACCGTGATAGGCTCGTATTTAGTGGCGGACACGCAAGTAGCCTCGTGTATAGTTTTTTATACCTTAGCGGATATGATTTAAGCTTGGATGAGCTTAAACGTTTTCGTCAACTTGGCTCAAAAACACCAGGGCACCCTGAGATCCACACCGCTGGGGTTGAAGTAGCTACTGGGCCATTGGGTCAAGGTATAGCAAATTCAGTCGGCTTTGCGATGGCGGCAAAATCAGCGGCAAATTTATTAAACACTCCAGAAAATGAGCTGATAAATCATAAAATTTACTGCCTTTGTGGCGATGGCGACTTGCAAGAGGGCATAAGCTATGAGGCTTGTGCTTTAGCTGGAAGACTTGGGCTTGATAACTTAGTGCTGATATATGACTCAAACCACATTACCATCGAGGGTGACACAGCTATAGCGTGGAGCGAAGATGTGAAGCTACGTTTTGAGGCACAAGGATGGGAGGTCGCACGTATAAATGGACACGATTATGACGAGATAGAATTTGCCATAAGCGAGGCGGCAAACAAAGAGGCCCCATATCTCATAATCGCGAATACAAGCATCGCAAAGGGTGCTGGTGAGCTTGAAGGCTCTCATCATAGCCATGGAGCACCACTAGGTGAGGAGATCATCCGTGTAGCAAAAGCTGCAGCTGGATTTGACCCTGAGCTTAAATTTCATATTGATGATGATGTACTTTTACGTTTCCGTGTGGCGGTGGAGCTAGGAGATCTAGCCCAGGCTGAGTGGAATAAGCAGCTTTTAAATTTAGATAGTGATAAAAAGCAACTTTTAGATGAGCTTTTAAATCCTGACTTTAGTAAAATTTCATATCCTGATTTTAGCGATAAAAAGTGTGCGACAAGAGATAGTAATGGAGCGATATTAAACGCCATAGCAACGGCACTACCCGGTTTTATAGGTGGCTCAGCCGACCTTGCTCCATCAAATAAAACAGAGCTAAAAGGTAGAGGCGACTTCCCATATGGAGCAAACGTGCATTTTGGTATTAGAGAGCATTCGATGGCAGCGATAAATAATGCATATGCTAGATACGGGCTATTTTTGCCATTTTCGGCAACATTTTTTATATTTAGTGACTATTTAAAGCCAAGTGCAAGACTAGCAGCACTTATGGGACTAAAGCATTATTTCATTCTAACTCACGATAGTATCGGCGTTGGTGAAGATGGTCCAACACATCAGCCTATTGAGCAACTTAGTCAGTTTCGTGCTATGCCAAATTTTTATACATTTCGTCCAGCCGATGGTAACGAAAATGTAGCTTGTTGGCAAGTCGCTTTAAGTTTAAATGCACCAAGTGCTTTTGTACTAAGTCGCCAAGGACTCGCACCGCTTAGTGGTGGCGTAGTAGGTAGCGTAAAAAATGGAGCGTATCTATTAAAACGAAGTGAGAATGCCAAAATAACGCTAATAGCGAGTGGTAGTGAGGTAGAACTAGCCCTTAAAACTGCTACGATTTTAGCCACTGATAGCATAGGAGTAAATGTCGTATCAGCCCCATGCTTTGATTTACTTTGCGAACAAGATAGTGAGTATTTAGAGCAAATTTTAGACAAAAATACTAAGATCATCGCAGTAGAAGCCGCTAGTGCATTAGAGTGGTATAAATTTGCTGATTATGTCTATGGTATGAGTAGCTTTGGTGCATCTGGTAAGGCCGATGACCTGTTTAAACACTTCGGTTTTGAGCCAAATGCGTTAGCGACTTATGCCAAAAGTGTGCTTTGA